A segment of the Mycobacterium intracellulare ATCC 13950 genome:
CGCACCCGGTTCGGCCACGTCGAAGACATCCCCGCCGACGAACCCGTCCAGCACGTCAGCTATTTCGAGGCCGAGGCGTACGCGGCCTGGGCCGGCGCGCGGCTGCCCACCGAGATGGAATGGGAGAAGGCCTGCGCATGGGACCCCTCCGCCGGCGTCCGGCGCCGCTACCCGTGGGGCGCCCAGGAGCCGTGCGACGCGCTGGCCAACCTCGGCGGCACCGCGCTACGGCCCGCACCCGTCGGGGCCTACCCCGCCGGCGCTTCCGCGTACGGGGCCGAGCAGATGCTCGGCGATGTGTGGGAGTGGACGAGCAGCCCGCTGCGGCCCTGGCCCGGGTTCGTCCCGATGCTCTACGAGCGCTATTCACAGCCGTTCTTCGACGGCGATTACCGGGTGCTGCGCGGCGGATCGTGGGCCGTGGAGCCGGGCATCCTGCGCCCGAGTTTTCGCAACTGGGATCACCCGTACCGGCGCCAGATCTTCTCCGGCGTCCGGTTGGCCTGGGACGTGCCGAAGGAGATCGCCTGATGTGCCGGCACCTGGGGTGGCTCGGGGCCGACGTCACGGTCTCCTCGCTGGTGCTCGACCCGCCGTTCGGGCTGCGGGTGCAGGCCTACGCGCCGCGCCGCCAGAAGCATTGTCTGTTGAACGCGGACGGTTGGGGCGTCGGCTTTTTCGATGCTGCGTCGGATGGCGCCGCGCCCCGGCGCTGGCGCAGCCAGCTGCCGCTGTGGGGTGATGTGTCCTTCGAGTCCGTCGCGCCGGCGCTGCGCAGCCACTGCGTGGTGGCCGCGGTGCGCTCGGCGACCGTCGGCATGCCGATCGAAGTCAGCGCGACCGCGCCGTTCACCGACGGGCAATGGTTGTTGTCGCACAACGGAATCGTCGACCGGGCGGCGCTGCCGGCGACGTCGCAGGCCGAATCGGTCTGCGACAGCGCGATGCTGGCGGCCGTCATCTTCGAGCGCGGCCTCGACGCGCTGGGCGACACCATCGTCGAGATCGCGGCGGCCGACCCGCGCGCCCGGCTGAACATATTGGCCGCCAACGGTTCTCGCATGCTGGCGACGGTGTGGGGGGACACGCTGTCCATCCTGCGCCGCCCGGACGGTGTGGTCCTGGCCAGCGAACCCTATGACAACGACTCCGACTGGGAGGACGTGCCGGACCGCCACCTGGTCGAAGTCACCGCCGGCGGAGTCACGATGACCCCGCTGGATCATCCGAAAGGGTCTTGATGACGCTGTCGCTGTCGAACCACCTCGCCGCAGACTCGGCCTATCACGCGTTGCGCCGTGACGTGTTCGAAGGCCTGCAGAAGACGCCGAAGTCGTTGCCGCCCAAGTGGTTCTATGACGCCGTGGGCAGTGACCTATTCGACCAGATCACCCGGCTGCCCGAGTACTACCCGACCCGCGCCGAGGCCGAGATCCTGCGCGCGCGGGCGGCCGAAATCGCGTCGGCCAGCGAGGCCGACACCCTGGTGGAACTGGGCAGCGGCACCTCGGAGAAGACGCGGCTGCTGCTGGATGCCCTGCGCGCGCGCGGTTCGCTGCGCCGGTTCGTCCCCTTCGACGTCGACGCCAGCATCCTGTCGACGGCCGCCGCGGCCATTGCGCAGGAATACTCGGGAGTCGAAATCAAGGCCGTCTGCGGCGATTTCGAAGAACACCTGACCGAGATCCCGGCGGACGGACGGCGGCTGTTCGTGTTCTTGGGGTCGACGATCGGCAACCTCACGCCCGGGCCGCGCGCGGACTTCCTCGCCGCGCTGTCCGCCCAGATGCGGCCCGGCGACAGCCTGCTGCTGGGCACCGACCTGGTCAAGGACCTCGAGCGGCTGGTGCGCGCCTACGACGATTCCGCCGGGGTGACGGCGGCGTTCAACCGCAATGTTCTTGCGGTGGTAAACCGGGAACTGGACGCCGATTTCGACGTCGACGCTTTCGCGCACGTCGCGCGGTGGAACCCGGCCGAGGAACGCATCGAGATGTGGTTGCGGGCCGATCGCGGCCAGCGGGTGCGTGTCGGTGCGCTCGAACTGATCGTGGACTTCGAGGCCGGCGAGGAGATGCTGACCGAGGTGTCGTGCAAGTTCCGCCCGGAAAAGGTGAGTGCCGAACTGGCCGCCGTGGGACTGCGTCGCACGCAATGGTGGACCGACGGAGCGGGTGACTTCGGGTTGTCGTTGGCCGTGAAGTGACCGCCGGCGACTCGCTGGCCGACCGATGGCGGGCGGCACGCCCGCCCATGGCCGGCCTGCATCTGGACAACGCCGCCTGCTCGCGGCAGAGCGTCGCGGTGATCGACGCCGCCGCGCAGCACGCCCGCAACGAGTCCGAAGTCGGCGGGTATGTCGCGGCCGAGGCGGCCGCCCCGGTGCTCGACGCCGGACGTGTCGCGTTCGCCGCGCTGACCGGGATGACCGACGCCGAGGTGGTGTTCACCACCGGCTCGCTTCACGCCTTGGATCTGCTGTTGGGCGCCTGGCCGACCAAGCACCGAACGGTAGCGTGCCTGCCCGGCGAATACGGGCCCAACCTGGCCGTGATGGCCGCCCACGGGTTCGACCGCCGGCTGCTGCCGACCATGGATGACGGCCGCGTCGCGCTCGACGACGCGGCGCGGGCCCTCGACACCGACCGGCCGGACCTGGTGCACCTGACCGCGGTGGCCAGCCATAGCGGTGTGGTGCAACCGGTTTCGATGGTCGCCCAGCTCTGCCGGGAGCTCGGGCTGCCACTGGTGATCGACGCGGCGCAGGCGCTGGGGCAGGTGGATTGCGCGGCCGGGGCCGACGCGGCGTATTCCTCGTCGCGCAAGTGGATCGCCGGCCCGCGCGGTGTCGGGATGCTGGCGGTGCGCCGGGAGCTGATGGAGAGCCTGCGCCCGAGGCTGGCGGCGCCGCAGTGGGCGCGCGCATCGGGGTCGCCGACGGTGGCCCAGCAGCTCGAATTCGGCGAAGCCAATATCGCTGCGCGGGTGGGGTTTTCGCTGGCGCTGGGGGAGCACCTGGCCTACGGGCCGGCGGCCGTCTGTGCACGCCTGGCCGAGCTGGGCGGCCTGAGCCGCATGGTGCTGGCCGACGTCGCAGGGTGGGCCGTCGTCGAGGAGGTCGAAGAACCCAGCGCCATCACGACTTTGGTGCCGACCGACGGCGCCGACCCGCAGGCGGTGCGGGACTGGTTGCTCGCCGAGCGACGGATCCTGACCACCTTCGTCGGCGTGCAGCGGGCACCGCTGGAGCTCCCGGGGCCGCTGCTGCGGATCTCGCCGCAC
Coding sequences within it:
- the egtD gene encoding L-histidine N(alpha)-methyltransferase; its protein translation is MTLSLSNHLAADSAYHALRRDVFEGLQKTPKSLPPKWFYDAVGSDLFDQITRLPEYYPTRAEAEILRARAAEIASASEADTLVELGSGTSEKTRLLLDALRARGSLRRFVPFDVDASILSTAAAAIAQEYSGVEIKAVCGDFEEHLTEIPADGRRLFVFLGSTIGNLTPGPRADFLAALSAQMRPGDSLLLGTDLVKDLERLVRAYDDSAGVTAAFNRNVLAVVNRELDADFDVDAFAHVARWNPAEERIEMWLRADRGQRVRVGALELIVDFEAGEEMLTEVSCKFRPEKVSAELAAVGLRRTQWWTDGAGDFGLSLAVK
- the egtC gene encoding ergothioneine biosynthesis protein EgtC; the protein is MCRHLGWLGADVTVSSLVLDPPFGLRVQAYAPRRQKHCLLNADGWGVGFFDAASDGAAPRRWRSQLPLWGDVSFESVAPALRSHCVVAAVRSATVGMPIEVSATAPFTDGQWLLSHNGIVDRAALPATSQAESVCDSAMLAAVIFERGLDALGDTIVEIAAADPRARLNILAANGSRMLATVWGDTLSILRRPDGVVLASEPYDNDSDWEDVPDRHLVEVTAGGVTMTPLDHPKGS
- the egtE gene encoding ergothioneine biosynthesis PLP-dependent enzyme EgtE — encoded protein: MAGLHLDNAACSRQSVAVIDAAAQHARNESEVGGYVAAEAAAPVLDAGRVAFAALTGMTDAEVVFTTGSLHALDLLLGAWPTKHRTVACLPGEYGPNLAVMAAHGFDRRLLPTMDDGRVALDDAARALDTDRPDLVHLTAVASHSGVVQPVSMVAQLCRELGLPLVIDAAQALGQVDCAAGADAAYSSSRKWIAGPRGVGMLAVRRELMESLRPRLAAPQWARASGSPTVAQQLEFGEANIAARVGFSLALGEHLAYGPAAVCARLAELGGLSRMVLADVAGWAVVEEVEEPSAITTLVPTDGADPQAVRDWLLAERRILTTFVGVQRAPLELPGPLLRISPHLDTTAEDLETFAEALIAATAATATG